A stretch of DNA from Halobacillus litoralis:
CTCCAAGCGTCGAAAATCGAGTCAACTCTCGATTTTCTGGCAGTTCTTGATGGCTGTTCTGAGGGAGCTCCCAATGTTTAATAAGGGCAGCGAACGCTTCCAAAAATTTGTCACGGTCATTTTTAAAAATGTCGGCAAGCTCGATATTGGTCGTTAAGTACTCCAGCGGATGTTGATCGGTTTCATCGCTGTACAAATGCACATAATAAATAACACTTCGATAAATGGCTACGGTTGTTCTCGGGTCCTGTTTCTTACTCTCTTTTTCTTTTTTTGACTGAAATGCTTTAAAACTGTAAACTTCCCCCATTACCCCCACCTCACTCTTTTTTCTATAAGGATATATTTCTTGTTTTTTAATCCTTATTCCTTTTAAAAAATAGATAAACTTTGTAAAAGTTTCACCCTCATGAATTTTTGCCTGTTGTGGTATCCTTTAGAAAAGAGCTTTTTTAAGTGAGGGAATTGTTTATGATGAAGAAAAACGTGTGGTGGATCGGCTTGTTCCTTCTTTTTTTGATCGGATGCAACTCGAATGCAGATGCACAAGAGACGTTGAGTATAAATCCGCTTGAGGGGGACGATCCCCTTGTCGAAGAAGAAAGGGCCGAAGACAAAGGAGATAAAATGCAGCTCACCCTCGATGGAGCTTCCTATCCATTTACAACGAAAGACTATCCCATTCTATCGCAGTATGTACATAATTTTGACCGACCGGAAGAGCAGTTAGGAAATCTTCCTTTTTCTAAAATAAACGAGGATCAGTACTTGGTGGAGTTTGCCTGTCATGAGCAGCGTTGCTCGCATTTGATGATTGATTTCGAACAGAAGCACTCGTTTTTAATCAGCGATTTGAGTAAACTGGTTTCCAATCACGTTTCTCCTGACCAGCAGTATGTAGCCTTCCTTTTTGAACGTACGTATGAAGAAGAAGTGACGCATCAGCTCGTTGTCATGGACCTTGGCACGCTCGAACCGGTGGATCTCGAACCAGGGGAAGATCACCTCCTACCAAAGCCGAATCAGTATCAATACGCCATCCATTCTGTTACTTTTATGGATGAAGAACGATTAAAAATTACCAATGACGATCCAGTGGCAGGTGCCGATACCCATGATCCGGTACGGACGCAATGGATCTATAAATAGGAGGACACCTTCATGAATAAAACCATTGAAACGCTTTTGAATCACCGGTCAATAAGGAAGTTCAAAAACACCCCCATCACTGACGAGCAGCTGAGCACCATTTTGTCTGCGGCCCAGCAAGCATCTACATCCAGTTACATGATGGCTTATACAATCATTGGGGTGACGGATGAAAAGAAGAAAGCACAACTTGCCGAAATCACCGGTCAAGGCTATGTGAAAGATAACGGCCATTTGATGATCTTCTGCGCTGATCTTTACCGTCATACCCTTCACGCCTCTTCAGAGCAGTATGAGGAGATGCTCGCCAACCTAGAAAACAGTGAACATTTTCTCGTTTCCGCCATTGACGCTGCCCTTGCTGCCCAGAACGCGGCGATTGCTGCCGAATCGATGGGGCTCGGCATCTGCTATATCGGAAGCATTCGCAACCAGCTTGATAAGGTGGATGAAATACTCGGACTACCGAAACATGTGCTTCCACTCTTCGGCATGGTCCTCGGCGAACCCGATCACCAGCCTGATCAAAAGCCACGCCTTCCGAAAGAAGCGGTTTACTTTGAAAATGAATACAATCGCCATCACAAAGATGAACTTGGAGTGTTTGACGAGAAAATCGCCGCCTATTATCAGTCACGTCAAACGAATACTAGGAACGATTCCTGGACGGATCAAATGCTTCGCCGCTTCACTAAACCGATGCGGATGGACGTTACCAGTATCGTGAAAAAGAAAGGCTTTAACAAGCAGTAAGAGGAGTTTGCTTCTATGCATGAAACGATTGCTCTCCATATTAAAAGTGCTGAACAGATTGCCATATTGACTGGTGCCGGTGTGTCGACGGCGAGCGGGATCCCTGATTTCCGCTCAAGCGAGGGATTATGGACAGAAGATCATGATCGCGAGTATTACATGTCCACCGACTACTTTTTCCATGATCCGGAGGATTTTTGGAAAAAGTATAAGGCGATTTTCCGTATGAAACTTTTGAAAAACTATCGGCCGAATCTTGTCCATCAGTTCATTAAGGAGTTGGAAGCAGATGATCGGGACGTGTCGGTGATCACACAGAATGTCGACGGGCTTCATTCGCTTGCCGGCAGTTCCCGTGTTCTTGAATATCACGGTACATTGAACCGCTCCAGCTGTCCAGACTGCGGCAGGTCCTATTCTTTGGATGAGGTGATGAGAGTAGCTGTACCGGTTTGTGAGGACTGTGGCTCTGTTTTGAAACCGGATGTCCTGCTGTTCGGTGACTTGATCACCGCTCATGATGAAGCCGAATCGATCATTGAAAAAGCCGATCTCCTTCTCGTGATGGGGACGTCGCTTTTCGTGACTCCTTTCAACCTTCTGCCGTATCTTGCCTATGAACAAGAAAACACGACAACCATTCTCATCAACAACGAACCGACAGACAAGGATCATCTTTTCGACTATGTCATGCACGAAGATTTGTCAGAAGCCATAACGGAGATCAAAGAAAACATGTGAAAAAGCCTCCTTTGATGAAGGAGGCTTTTTTCCATTATCTGTATGACCTGGTACACCATAATATGGAATTTAAGCCAGCCCGAGTTTCTTTATGACTGGCTTTAGGGTGAGTCCTTGGACGATTAATGAGAAGAGGACGACGGAAAAGGTGAGCAACAGCACTTGTTCTCTGCCGTCAAAATCCATGGGCAGGCTTAAGGCGAGAGCGATAGAGAGGCTTCCGCGTAATCCTCCCCAGTTGATAAGGATTCTTTCTTTGGATGACAATTCTTTCACCCAGCCTGTTCCGATGTAAACCGCGATGGTACGTCCGACGAGTACAATAACGATCGCCCCGACAATATACCCCCAATTACCCGCAAGATCGATGTTCCGTATTTCAAGTCCGACCATCAGGAAGATCAATGCGTTAGCAAGCAAGGTGACACTATCCCAAAACGTATTGAGATTCGTCTTCGTTTCGTCCGACATGCCGATCTTTGCTCCGTAATCCCCAAAGACGAACCCACCGACAACAACCGCAATGACCCCGGAAGTATGGAAGTGTTCAGCGATGAAGTAACTTCCGAAAAACAGCAGGGCACTGAAGGCAACCTCCAGCGGATAATCATCATAGACACGAATCACTTGGGAGAACAAATAGCCCAAGATCAGTCCGATCAGTGCGCCACCGACCGCAAATTTTAAAAACATGAACACCCCGCTGCCAAGTCCAGCCCAGCCCATTTCAATATAGGTCAGCAAGTAGATGCTGGCGATTTTAAAAAGCACGACGGCAATCCCGTCATTAAACAGCGACTCCCCCTCCATGATCGTGGACATTTTTTGTTTTACGCCGAGAGACTTGAAAATGGAAAGCACGCTGATCGGATCGGTCGCACTCATCAGCGCAGCAAATGTAAACGCGACAGCAAGCGGCAGGTCCAAGAAGAAATAAGCCGCTGCCCCGATGGTGAGCGAGGATATGAACGTTCCCAAAAAGGCTAGTCCCATGACCGTCTTCTTTTGTGAAAAAAGATGATGAAAAGGAAGCTTTAACGTCGCATCCCCAAGCAGAATCGGAAGAAAAAGTGAGATAACGGTCGCCTGGAACACTTCCGATTGTGTAATATAACTCTCCGCTTCCTCAATGAAAGGGAGCTGAGTCAGTCCCAGGACAAGCCCCACCAGAACCAGGGCTATGGAGTCTGGTTCCTTCAAGAGTTTGGCGATAGCGATAACCGAGACTGAAACGGCGAGTAACAATAGAATTTGAATGAAAACTTCATGAAATCCGTGCATGAAAAAAACCCTCCCTAAAATCAAAACCTATCGTTAGTCTTACCCTTAATGACTGACCGTTACCCATAAACCCGCCAGGATAGCTGCTAATTTTTCCGGAACGTATGCTCAGATAATAGGATTGCCAGTTGATCCTCAATATCCTTGACCTCATCAGACAGAACATGGTTGAAAACAAAAGCAAAAATCAACGGTTCACCGTCAGCTGTAGTGACATAGCCGGAAAGGGAAGAGACTTCTGAGAGAGTCCCTGTTTTTGCCTGCACCTTTCCCTCCGCGTGCGTATCAATCATCCGTGACCGTAATGTCCCTCCCACAAACCGTTCCGAGTTTCCTGCGACAGGCAATGATTGAAACAACACCGGAAACCACTCCTTATCCTGTACTTGAAATAGCAGCTCAGAGATTTCATGAGCAGGAATCAAGTTGGAACGCGACAATCCAGATCCATCTTTCATTTGCATCGTCTCCACATCGACCCCCATCTTGGCCAGTTCATCTTCTACCACTGAGAGACCTCTCTCCCAGCTTCCTTCCCCATGAACAACTCTCCCCATCTCCTTGACGAGCACTTCCGCATGGCCGTTGTTGCTAAGCTTCATAAAAGGAAGAAACAACTCTTCAAGCGCCATCGAATTCCTTGTAACTAAGAGTGTCGCCTCTTCAGGCGTGACCCCTGAACGTGCATGTTCACCTTTCATAATAATGTTGTATTTTTGAAGAGACCTCTGAAAAAGTTCCCTAACAAGTCCAGAAGGTTCTGAAACAGCGACCCAGGAATGGGAGAAAGGATCGTCCAAAGCGATTTCCCCCTTCACAAGAATGTCATTTGTTCCATGCCTTCGTTCGACCTCAAGCTCCGTCCCTTTTTTAGCCGAAGACGTCACGGTTTGATTGATGATCCGCACATAATCATTGTCCGGAAAAATCTCGATGTGAGCTGGAGACCCTTTTACATGAGCAGGCACGGTCTTCACGATGACCGTGCCCGCATCAAAATCCTTATCCGGCGACAATGTAAGGGCGGAAACCTGGGCTCCATAGTACTCTGTCTCATCCGTCCATTGAACCCCGTCCGATAATCGCACATCATCATACCACGAGTCATCAGCTACCAGCCGGCCGGTAATTTTACGGACACCCGCTTCCTTCAAAGCCTGCGCCATAGCATCCAAGTCTTCTGCTCTTAACGTAGGATCCCCTTTTCCCTTCAAATAAAGGTTTCCATTCAATATCCCCCGCTTCAACTCCCCATCTGTCCATAGTTCCGTTGTAAACGTATGCCCAGGCCCAAGTGTTTCCGGGGCTGCAGCGCCAGTGAAGAGCTTCGTATTGGAGGCAGGGACCAATCGAAGGTTTGCATTTTTTTCGAAAAGGATGGCTCCCGTGTCGGCATGACGGATGCTGATGCCTGCAACAGCACCTTCCAACCGCTCGTCCGTTAACACCCGTTCCACCTTTTCCTGCAGCGTCTCATCGATTCTTGCCTCCCCTTCCTTCTGTATCAAAAACGCGGCCGTGAAGATCAGGATCACACCAAGGAAGGAAATGGCGGTTTTCGTCTTTGGTAATGTTTGCATATGTAGGTCTCTCACCTTCCATTGAAAATGGGACTTCATTTCCCTTATATTGGTTCCCTGTTCGATAAGCTTCATCCAAAAAAACGGCAGGAAATGAAACTGAAACGGTAAGTATTCGTACATTAGGTAAGGAGTATAGACAACCAGGAGGTGTTTGCCATGTTTATGTTCCCCATTCTGTTCGGACTATGCGTTTTATTCTTCCCTTTACAAGGAATTAAAGATTTCAGAAATGAAAAAACAAGCCACAAAGTTACTCGACTCATTTTCATCGGATTTGCTCTTTTACTCCTCACAGCCGGTGGAATTGATTTAGCCGATTTTATCAACAATGCAAGGAATTAATTTCAATGAGGACATCACTTACCGATAAGATGAAAAAAAAAGCTGCCTCCTAGTGGCAGCTTTTTTTTCATTCTAAAAATTTTTCGAAGCATTTCCGTATTCATTACAATCAATCATTGATAGAGTACAAATAGAAGAAAGAGGTGCCCTTATGAAAATAAAACTTACATTGACCATCGCCGCTGTGCTTGCAGCGTTGCTATGGTTTTTAAATGAAGGAAAAGAGGAAAAATCGCAACAAACAGAAGATGACTGTTCCGGGGATCGGTTCTGTTCGTTTGAAGAGCTGACAGAAGTCTATGAAGAAGGTGAAGACTGGGTCATAGCCACGAGTACGAAAGGTAATCAAAAATGGCTGGTCAGCGCGATTCATGGTGGCGGAATAGAAGAAACGACCTCGTCCTTAGCCGAGGCGATTGCAGGAGATTCCTATCCTTATTACGCATTCAAAGGAAGGTTAGCCTCCGATAATTTCAGAAATTTACATATCACCTCGACAAACTTCAATGAGCCCAAAGCGCTTGAAATGGTGGCAAAGGCCGATCATCACCTTTCCATTCACGGGGCAGGCGGGGATGAGCGAACAACGCTGATTGGCGGCCGGGATAAAGAGTTGATGAAGATCGTGGAGCGGCATTTAGAGGAGAAGGGATTCAACGTTGAAGTTGCTCCTGAACACCTGGACGGCGACGACCCTGACAACTACGTCAACAAAACGAAGACAGGGAAAGGCGTGCAGCTTGAGATCACACGCGGGCAGAGGAAAGCCTTTTATAAGAACGGCGACATCAGTTACTCGTCAAGGAAAGATCCTTCTAATGAGACCGGCGCGTTTCATGCTTATGTAGAAGCCGTTCAGGAAGCACTGAAGGAATATCAAGAATAGCAGACGAAACGCTCCACCATCATGGTGGAGCGTTACAAAAACAGGCTCATTTATAGAAGCATTTCAATTAGCCAGCTCAACATTTGCCACTTTTCCCCCACCTTCCCTAAGGGTAAATCTACCAATAGTTGAAAAAGGATCAAGAAATAAATAAAGAGGCTTCCGTTTTTCAGAAAAGCCTCTTTAAAGAGAAAGCCCTTTATTCATCAAGTAAAAAACCGAACCGGCAATAGAAAAGAACGCCAAATGTTCCTTTGCTTATTTTTTCACCTTCTTAAAGCCACCGACAGCTATGAAGACGACAAAGAACAAAATGAACCACGAACCAATACCCATAAGGTCTCCCTCCCTGAAAGTCTCGTTGACTTCTTTACGTACGAGATCTTTAAAGGTTTCATTCTAAGGCATACACTCAATGAGAATAGGTAAATATGTAAATATCATAAAAGCCTAAAAAAATCGAAAAGAAACCACACGACTAACGGCTGACGATGACTAATAGAAGGAACCCTCCAAAATTTCTTTAACATCCCCCAAATGACGGATAAGGGATAGTCCAGAGACAAATACGTAAAAACAACTGAGGACAAGCACTTTTTTCAATGGTATCCCTTTGAGGACATCCAACCCCACCCAGAAGATGGCTACCATGATGGAAGTGAAAAAGAGGTGGTACTCCATAGCTTGACCTTCGATACGATCGACCAGTGCTTTCGCTCTCCATTCATCCCCTTCAGGCGGTTGATAAGTGACCCTCTCTTCATTGAAACCCCAAGCATTCAAAGACTGTACCACGACCGCATCCTCCTGCTTTTCCACCACTTCATAACCGAGCGGCGCATACCCGAGTGGATAAGCAAGACCATAGGATAAGAAGAATGCGGCCATCAGAAACGCGAGGTAAAGAAGGATGCGTCTGACTTTCTTCAAAAGCTCTTCACTCATGATCATCCCTCCTAACGATTGTTGCAACCAAACTTTATGACCGGCTCTTATCTGTCTATACGATGCCAGCTGAAAATCGTTTCACTTCGCAAATCAAAATTTCTTTCCTCTTCTTCAGAAAAAAGTACCCTGGGTTTAATCCTTAAACGATAACCCTTTCTCACTTAAAGCTGCGCGGAGTTTCGGAATCGAACTTTTTCCAAGTCCATGAAGTTTCAAAATTTCCTCTTCCCTGTAAGTAGATAATACCTCCAGAGAGTCCACTCCGTGATTCTCCAATGCTCTTCTTGCCGGCGAGGCGAGTGTCGAAAGAAACCCGGTCTCAGGCTTTCGCTCTTGCTCACAGATCGGACAGGTCGGGCAGTCACTTTTCTTCTCGTACTTATGACCTCTGTCACACGTTCGAATACTCATGGATCGCACCTCCTTGAATCGCTTTTTTCATTTGGTTAATGACCAGCATTCACTCTTTCGGCAATCGCAATGTAAACGTCGTCCCGCTCCCGGAAGAATGACGTAGAAGTAGGTCTCCGCCGAGGGCACGGGCAAGCATCCGGCTGAGAGGGAGACCAAGTCCCAGTCCCCTTTCCTTCAGTTTCTTCGCTTCCCCTCTATAGAAACGTTCAAAAATGAGCCCCTGTTCTTCACTCGGGATTCCATCACCGGTATCCGACACGTCGATGTCGACATAATCGTTGGAATGATGGACCGCCAAAGTGATGCTGCCATCGTTGTCCTTGACGGCGTGGTCGGCATTCTG
This window harbors:
- a CDS encoding RNA polymerase alpha subunit C-terminal domain-containing protein — its product is MSIRTCDRGHKYEKKSDCPTCPICEQERKPETGFLSTLASPARRALENHGVDSLEVLSTYREEEILKLHGLGKSSIPKLRAALSEKGLSFKD
- a CDS encoding cation:proton antiporter, with translation MHGFHEVFIQILLLLAVSVSVIAIAKLLKEPDSIALVLVGLVLGLTQLPFIEEAESYITQSEVFQATVISLFLPILLGDATLKLPFHHLFSQKKTVMGLAFLGTFISSLTIGAAAYFFLDLPLAVAFTFAALMSATDPISVLSIFKSLGVKQKMSTIMEGESLFNDGIAVVLFKIASIYLLTYIEMGWAGLGSGVFMFLKFAVGGALIGLILGYLFSQVIRVYDDYPLEVAFSALLFFGSYFIAEHFHTSGVIAVVVGGFVFGDYGAKIGMSDETKTNLNTFWDSVTLLANALIFLMVGLEIRNIDLAGNWGYIVGAIVIVLVGRTIAVYIGTGWVKELSSKERILINWGGLRGSLSIALALSLPMDFDGREQVLLLTFSVVLFSLIVQGLTLKPVIKKLGLA
- the dacB gene encoding D-alanyl-D-alanine carboxypeptidase/D-alanyl-D-alanine endopeptidase, producing MQTLPKTKTAISFLGVILIFTAAFLIQKEGEARIDETLQEKVERVLTDERLEGAVAGISIRHADTGAILFEKNANLRLVPASNTKLFTGAAAPETLGPGHTFTTELWTDGELKRGILNGNLYLKGKGDPTLRAEDLDAMAQALKEAGVRKITGRLVADDSWYDDVRLSDGVQWTDETEYYGAQVSALTLSPDKDFDAGTVIVKTVPAHVKGSPAHIEIFPDNDYVRIINQTVTSSAKKGTELEVERRHGTNDILVKGEIALDDPFSHSWVAVSEPSGLVRELFQRSLQKYNIIMKGEHARSGVTPEEATLLVTRNSMALEELFLPFMKLSNNGHAEVLVKEMGRVVHGEGSWERGLSVVEDELAKMGVDVETMQMKDGSGLSRSNLIPAHEISELLFQVQDKEWFPVLFQSLPVAGNSERFVGGTLRSRMIDTHAEGKVQAKTGTLSEVSSLSGYVTTADGEPLIFAFVFNHVLSDEVKDIEDQLAILLSEHTFRKN
- the nfsA gene encoding oxygen-insensitive NADPH nitroreductase; translation: MNKTIETLLNHRSIRKFKNTPITDEQLSTILSAAQQASTSSYMMAYTIIGVTDEKKKAQLAEITGQGYVKDNGHLMIFCADLYRHTLHASSEQYEEMLANLENSEHFLVSAIDAALAAQNAAIAAESMGLGICYIGSIRNQLDKVDEILGLPKHVLPLFGMVLGEPDHQPDQKPRLPKEAVYFENEYNRHHKDELGVFDEKIAAYYQSRQTNTRNDSWTDQMLRRFTKPMRMDVTSIVKKKGFNKQ
- a CDS encoding NAD-dependent protein deacylase gives rise to the protein MHETIALHIKSAEQIAILTGAGVSTASGIPDFRSSEGLWTEDHDREYYMSTDYFFHDPEDFWKKYKAIFRMKLLKNYRPNLVHQFIKELEADDRDVSVITQNVDGLHSLAGSSRVLEYHGTLNRSSCPDCGRSYSLDEVMRVAVPVCEDCGSVLKPDVLLFGDLITAHDEAESIIEKADLLLVMGTSLFVTPFNLLPYLAYEQENTTTILINNEPTDKDHLFDYVMHEDLSEAITEIKENM
- a CDS encoding poly-gamma-glutamate hydrolase family protein; its protein translation is MKIKLTLTIAAVLAALLWFLNEGKEEKSQQTEDDCSGDRFCSFEELTEVYEEGEDWVIATSTKGNQKWLVSAIHGGGIEETTSSLAEAIAGDSYPYYAFKGRLASDNFRNLHITSTNFNEPKALEMVAKADHHLSIHGAGGDERTTLIGGRDKELMKIVERHLEEKGFNVEVAPEHLDGDDPDNYVNKTKTGKGVQLEITRGQRKAFYKNGDISYSSRKDPSNETGAFHAYVEAVQEALKEYQE